The Rhizoctonia solani chromosome 4, complete sequence genome contains a region encoding:
- a CDS encoding thiosulfate sulfurtransferase — MFRTIAIRATRSSLPRRVMLSAVPVLRPAVPVVRAQRFNSTRLHSAGPDWSAPVITYEELKPRTEQPKEDAYLIDVRELDEIAQGSIPSSVPLPLSVFAEALRAPEDEFRNKHGFKKPTQNQEIIVYCRSGKRSATAADIAHKYGFSNVKNYSGSWLDWSKREGENRG, encoded by the exons ATGTTCCGAACTATTGCCATTCGCGCCACGCGTTCATCGCTACCTCGGCGTGTTATGTTGTCGGCTGTTCCAGTCCTTCGTCCGGCTGTTCCAGTCGTCCGGGCGCAGAGGTTCAATAGCACCCGGTTGCACTCGGCTGGTCCGGATTGGTCTGCCCCGGTCATCACTTATGAAGAGCTGAAGCCTCGTACTGAGCAACCGAAAGAG GATGCGTACCTGATCGATGTGCGCGAGCTCGATGAGATTGCTCAAGGCTCGATCCCCTCATCCGTTCCTCTTCCGCTGTCTGTATTTGCAGAGGCTTTGCGTGCCCCAGAGGACGAGTTCCGCAACAAGCATGGGTTCAAGAAACCAACTCAGAACCAAGAGATCATCGTGTACTGCCGCAGTGGTAAGCGCAGTGCAACGGCCGCTGATATTGCCCACAAATATGGATTTTCGAA CGTCAAAAACTACTCTGGCTCATGGTTGGACTGGTCGAAGAGGGAGGGGGAGAACCGGGGATGA
- a CDS encoding Ferric reductase like transmembrane component produces MSHQAAQLKSNSNRAGFMALSLLTPTFLFASKNSPAALLIGKGYEKLNWVHRWSGRLLFLMATVHGSLWINNRIRNGQDKLLRTGLKEREGQAAYGLLCMLVLLSLRPIRVYAYQLFFVSHVLGYIAFFIMICYHTPYAVPWIYPPIAFWGLDLLLRLVRFRIKDAYMTAVDQQMTIVNSNTRHQGGWLAGQHVRLRVFFNGRPFESHPLTILNADSATTALSSSTGITLGARAVGDWSRALNKLAKDRGTDGRIIVMVDGPYGGLTFDLGDFESTLLVAGGSGATFTVGILDDIVGRVIRHGRAKGEKTRIVKFVWFVRSYGCISWFAPILAQLAEVCHGTSLSLSFHFYVTCLCDPNALLPIRNSTIEESKPNIAELLAPLLESDAEKGTGRPTSGGVAVAASGPESLICQTRNAVAKVGPGAATRVGGIQIHTELFAL; encoded by the exons ATGTCTCACCAAGCTGCCCAACTCAAATCCAACTCAAACCGAGCTG GTTTTATGGCGCTATCTCTGCTTACTCCGACTTTTCTATTCGCATCCAAGAACTCGCCTGCAGCCCTACTCATCGGAAAGGGCTATGAGAAACTCAATTGGGTTCATCGTTGGTCAGGGAGACTATTGTTTCTCATGGCTACTGTGCATGGTTCATTATGGATAAATAACCGGATACGAAACGGACAGGACAAACTGCTTCGAACCGGGCTGAAAGAGCGAGAGGGGCAGGCTGCATATGGGCTCTTATGCATGCTCGTTCTTCTTAGCTTGAGGCCTATCCGGGTTTATGCATATCAGCTATTCTTTGTTTCCCA CGTGCTTGGGTATATTGCATTCTTCATTATGATATGttaccataccccctatgcGGTGCCATGGATCTATCCTCCGATTGCGTTCTGGGGGCTTGATCTTCTGCTACGACTCGTACGGTTCCGGATTAAGGATGCGTACATGACTGCTGTCGATCAGCAAATGACGATCGTCA ATTCGAATACCCGACATCAAGGCGGATGGCTCGCTGGGCAACATGTTCGGCTCCGGGTATTCTTCAACGGGCGTCCGTTCGAGTCTCATCCACTTACAATTCTCAATGCCGATTCTGCTACAACTGCGCTCTCGTCTTCGACTGGCATTACTCTTGGGGCTCGTGCTGTAGGGGATTGGAGTCGAGCTCTTAACAAACTGGCTAAAGATCGGGGTACCGATGGCCGTATAATTGTTATGGTTGATGGCCCATATGGCGGGCTAACTTTTGACCTCGGAGACTTTGAGAGCACCCTACTGGTTGCTGGCGGAAGTGGTGCCACCTTTACCGTCGGAATACTGGATGATATCGTCGGTAGAGTTATTAGACATGGAAGGGCTAAAGGAGAGAAGACTCGTATTGTTAAGTTTGTCTGGTTTGTGCGCTCATACG GTTGTATCTCTTGGTTTGCGCCTATTCTCGCCCAGCTTGCCGAAGTATGTCATGGAACTTCGCTTTCATTATCATTTCACTTTTATGTGACCTGCCTGTGCGATCCCAATGCGCTCTTGCCTATCCGGAATAGCACGATTGAAGAATCCAAGCCCAACATTGCGGAATTGCTTGCACCTTTGTTGGAATCAGATGCAGAAAAGGGAACGGGGAGGCCTACCTCAGGTGGTGTTGCAGTAGCTGCCAGTGGCCCCGAGTCGTTGATTTGTCAAACGAGGAATGCTGTTGCAAAAGTGGGACCAGGTGCTGCAACACGGGTTGGTGGTATCCAGATTCATACGGAACTGTTCGCTTTGTAG
- a CDS encoding shwachman-bodian-diamond syndrome protein: MAIDEGFTDEYVVGHTPPPSPFKPSQSWMTELNDAQRQELAYQLLMTLPRSHLAELHRNLAPKLKVDIVASLPPEISISILSHLSYTDLLTCVLVSKKWQTLANDQELWRRQCNLRGWEWKPPRTGIIATQQSGHRKDLDVDEGVGEEETEYVDLPVAGPSNAQRTRSHDSGFVSMLSDTSTSLTIPGLPRSSSVQQIGLALSRLDKPSTLLHSHRILPIVSTLPAGTAPNYKLLHQTHMLLNSRMRNSSFRMTVLPLREPSPDLLFHSLPQGHTSTIYCLALYTHPLTGQQHLLTGSRDCTILEWDLCTRRPVRCFKGAHFGSVLNLAVSGEWMVTGGSDGQVVVWNLITGAVHKARRDTEDSVLCVRASSKTIVACGKDRHLRIYSLPDLKLVHILVSHRAAVNALSLSPDGLFVISASGDRSVRIWDTVTGKIVASLEGWHSRGIASIDFHPPYIVSGSSDKHIRLPENLPNSLTSSLEFETPVTPSHPPLPLVSSSQLCQSCNGLGTVAKPRAGHKDLVRTVAMNRDFVVSGSYDETIKVWDRRTGALLGDLTGGHTGRVFGVVFDSTKIISCGEDQVKNMYLGLEFRTGHEFHKALVMLIMYFPIPSHSHVTIRYVPESSHMFGFGAGDIDLSSSSFRHDRLAPSSAMRVNQPSNQIKLTNVSIVRLKKGGKRFEIACYKNKVQEWRNGVETDLDEVLQINNVFTNVSKAFGKTDVSEIVKEILKKGELQVGDKERAHESSQLWKEIATQVAEKCVDPTTQKPYPVGIIEKAMTEAGFSVKTGKNAKAQVSSRMYQALASQFDSSYQRARMRVRITMPSKDGKRLKDQVVQGADKVEDEDWGEEWQITMLIDPGQFRVLTELVQSDKELKGSGRIETLSFSAST; encoded by the exons ATGGCTATCGACGAAGGCTTTACAGACGAGTATGTCGTAGGCCATACCCCTCCTCCTTCGCCTTTCAAGCCATCTCAGTCATGGATGACTGAGCTCAACGATGCCCAGCGGCAGG AGCTTGCATATCAGCTCCTTATGACCCTCCCAAGGTCTCACCTGGCTGAACTCCACCGAAACTTGGCTCCCAAGTTAAAGGTAGACATTGTGGCA TCTCTTCCTCCCGAAATATCCATTTCAATACTATCGCACTTGTCCTATACAGACCTACTCACATGTGTCCTTGTGAGCAAAAAATGGCAAACACTGGCCAACGACCAGGAGCTATGGAGAAGGCAATGTAATCTCCGCGGCTGGGAGTGGAAACCCCCGCGGACTGGCATCATCGCAACTCAGCAATCAGGCCACCGAAAAGACCTGGATGTCGATGAAGGAGTCGGCGAAGAGGAAACAGAGTATGTCGATCTACCTGTAGCCGGGCCCTCCAATGCGCAACGAACAAGATCGCACGACTCGGGCTTCGTTTCGATGCTCTCTGACACGTCGACCTCGCTAACGATCCCGGGGCTGCCTCGTTCGTCGTCAGTGCAACAGATTGGTCTTGCGCTCTCGAGACTTGACAAACCAAGCACGTTGCTCCATAGCCATCGTATTCTTCCCATCGTATCGACCCTCCCTGCTGGTACAGCTCCCAATTACAAGCTTCTGCACCAAACTCATATGTTGCTCAACTCCCGAATGAGAAATTCTTCGTTCCGAATGACGGTGCTGCCCCTTAGAGAACCCTCTCCGGACTTGTTGTTCCATTCACTCCCTCAGGGACACACGTCGACAATATACTGTCTGGCGCTGTATACACATCCTCTCACTGGGCAGCAACATTTACTTACGGGGTCACGAGACTGCACTATTCTGGAATGGGATCTGTGCACACGTCGGCCCGTCAGGTGTTTCAAAGGGGCTCACTTTGGGAGCGTGCTAAATTTGGCTGTTTCCGGAGAGTGGATGGTCACAGGAGGGTCAGATGGCCAAGTGGTGGTTTGGAACTTGATTACCGGTGCCGTACACAAAGCGAGAAGAGATACCGAGGATAGTGTGCTATGTGTTCGAGCTAGCTCGAAAACGATCGTCGCTTGCGGAAAAG ATCGCCACTTGCGCATTTATTCGTTGCCCGACCTCAAGCTAGTCCACATCTTGGTGTCCCACCGGGCTGCCGTCAACGCCTTGTCACTCTCGCCAGACGGTTTGTTCGTAATTTCCGCTTCGGGGGATAGAAGTGTTAGAATATGGGATACCGTAACCGGGAAGATTGTCGCTTCGCTTGAGGGGTGGCATTCGCGAGG AATTGCCTCTATAGACTTCCATCCGCCTTACATTGTATCCGGCTCTTCAGACAAACACATTCGG CTCCCCGAAAATCTCCCTAACTCCCTCACATCAAGTCTAGAATTCGAAACCCCAGTCACTCCATCGCATCCTCCCTTGCCCCTGGTATCATCTTCTCaactttgccaatcttgcaACGGCCTCGGAACAGTCGCCAAGCCGCGAGCCGGCCATAAAGACCTCGTTAGGACGGTGGCCATGAACCGTGATTTCGTGGTCAGCGGGAGCTACGATGAGACCATCAAGGTTTGGGATCGCCGGACTGGTGCGCTGCTCGGTGATTTGACTGGTGGACATACGGGACGTGTGTTTGGCGTTGTATTTGATAGCACCAAG ATTATTTCTTGTGGTGAGGACCAGGTTA AAAATATGTATTTGGGACTTGAGTTTCGGACTGGACACGAGTTTCATAAAGCTCTAGTAATGCTAATTATGTACTTTCCTATACCATCTCATTCGCATGTAACTATTCGATATGTACCAGAATCTAGTCATATGTTCGGTTTCGGAGCCGGAGAT ATTGACTTGTCGTCATCATCTTTTCGCCACGACCGCCTCGCTCCCTCATCCGCCATGCGTGTAAACCAGCCGTCGAACCAGATCAA GCTGACAAATGTGTCTATTGTACGATTAAAGAAGGGGGGAAAGCGATTCGAG ATAGCATGCTATAAGAATAAAGTTCAAGAATGGAGGAATGGTGT TGAAACCGACCTCGATGAAGTCCTCCAAATCAATAATGTCTTTACGAATGTCTCCAAAG CTTTCGGCAAGACAGACGTCTCGGAAATCGTCAAAGAG ATCCTGAAGAAGGGAGAACTTCAAGTCGGAGACAAGGAAAGGGCGCACGAGTCTTCTCAGCTCTGGAAGGAAATTGCGACGCAGGTGGCTGAGAAGTGCGTTGATCCCACCACGCAGAAGCCTTACCCCGTTGGAATAATTGAGAAGGCGATGACTGAGGCTGGATTCAGTGTCAAGACTGGGAAGAATGCCAAAGCCCAGGTCA GTTCTCGAATGTATCAAGCACTTGCAAGCCAATTCGACTCTTCCTATCAGAGGGCCCGGATGCGTGTCAGGATAACCATGCCCTCCAAAGACGGAAAACGACTAAAGGATCAAGTTGTTCAGGGTGCAGATAAAGTCGAGGATGAGGACTGGGGCGAGGAATGGCAAATT ACCATGCTTATTGACCCTGGCCAGTTCCGAGTCCTAACAGAACTGGTCCAGTCGGACAAAGAGCTGAAAGGATCTGGCCGAATTG
- a CDS encoding iron transporter FTH1, whose product MSLDGAPVAPPEFQIYNSYVIDPQYARYFTIAWTSTLAAFTVLNAPNLVQSARRRRLPSYKGLWEDFYGYQPVQPVEEERKTTYLRPRQGAVTRCNGHDAS is encoded by the exons ATGTCTCTTGACGGTGCACCAGTCGCACCTCCAGAATTTCAGATATACAA TTCCTATGTTATTGACCCACAATATGCACGTTACTTTACGATTGCCTGGACATCGACGCTTGCTGCGTTCACGGTGTTAAACGCCCCAAATCTTGTTCAGTCAGCCCGTCGAAGGAGACTGCCTTCGTATAAGGGCTTATGGGAAGATTTTTACGGCTATCAACCAGTTCAGCCCGTTGAAGAGGAGCGAAAGACAACATACCTCCGGCCCCGCCAAGGAGCGGTAACCCGATGCAACGGACAC GATGCGAGTTGA